In one window of Kitasatospora sp. MMS16-BH015 DNA:
- a CDS encoding DUF3311 domain-containing protein, with amino-acid sequence MASAPNPPATVPVVTPERVLAVISLAVPVVALLWVSSYAKLTPKLGGVPFFYWYQIMWIPLSAVFTCAAYFLLNRDEKNRKAAKAGDAK; translated from the coding sequence ATGGCGTCCGCACCGAATCCACCCGCCACCGTCCCGGTGGTGACACCGGAACGCGTCCTGGCGGTGATCAGCCTCGCGGTGCCGGTGGTCGCCCTGCTCTGGGTCTCCTCCTACGCGAAGCTGACGCCGAAGCTGGGCGGGGTGCCGTTCTTCTACTGGTACCAGATCATGTGGATCCCGCTCTCGGCGGTCTTCACCTGCGCGGCCTACTTCCTGCTCAACCGGGACGAGAAGAACCGCAAGGCCGCGAAGGCGGGTGACGCGAAGTGA
- the mctP gene encoding monocarboxylate uptake permease MctP, whose translation MKHGVNVTALVVFVLFFLLVTVMGFLASRWRRADDAQNLDEWGLGGRSFGTWVTWFLLGGDLYTAYTFIAVPAAVYGAGAAGFFAVPYTIIAYPLVFLFLPRLWSVARVRGYVTPADFVRGRYGSKGLSLAVALTGILATMPYIALQLVGIQAVLDTLGVGGGANSNWFVKDLPLFLAFAVLAAYTYSSGLRAPALIAFVKDTLVYIVIIVAVIYIPLRLGGYGHIFDTAAAKFSQLNPATHKPVGSLVTAPQAQWAYATLGLGSALALFMYPHTVTGVLAAKSRNTVRRNMAILPAYSLMLGLLALLGFMAIAAGMGKGVKGYNAQLAVPQLFDNLFPDWFTGVAFAAIGIGALVPAAIMSIAAANLFTRNIYKEFLKPGATPEQETKVAKIASLLVKVGALAFVLGMDKQFAINLQLLGGLWILQTFVSIVGGLFTRWFHRWALLAGWAVGMAYGTWKTYGISTPATKHFGGNTALIPGIGEIGFIGLTAFVLNLLVAVVLTLVLKAVKAPEGADETSKADYTADAGDKAVDDAPAPAIAH comes from the coding sequence GTGAAGCACGGCGTCAACGTCACCGCGCTCGTGGTGTTCGTCCTCTTCTTCCTGCTCGTCACCGTGATGGGCTTCCTCGCCTCCCGCTGGCGCCGGGCCGACGACGCCCAGAACCTGGACGAGTGGGGTCTGGGCGGCCGCAGCTTCGGCACCTGGGTCACCTGGTTCCTGCTGGGCGGCGACCTCTACACCGCGTACACCTTCATCGCCGTCCCGGCGGCGGTCTACGGCGCGGGCGCGGCCGGCTTCTTCGCGGTGCCGTACACGATCATCGCGTACCCGCTGGTCTTCCTCTTCCTGCCCCGGCTCTGGTCGGTGGCCCGGGTGCGCGGCTACGTCACCCCGGCCGACTTCGTCCGCGGGCGGTACGGCTCCAAGGGCCTCTCGCTGGCCGTGGCGCTCACCGGCATCCTGGCCACCATGCCGTACATCGCGCTCCAGCTGGTCGGCATCCAGGCCGTGCTCGACACCCTCGGGGTGGGCGGCGGCGCGAACAGCAACTGGTTCGTCAAGGACCTGCCGCTCTTCCTGGCCTTCGCGGTGCTGGCGGCCTACACCTACTCCTCCGGCCTGCGGGCCCCGGCGCTGATCGCCTTCGTCAAGGACACCCTGGTCTACATCGTGATCATCGTCGCGGTGATCTACATCCCGCTGCGGCTCGGCGGGTACGGCCACATCTTCGACACCGCGGCGGCCAAGTTCAGCCAGCTCAACCCGGCCACCCACAAGCCGGTCGGCTCGCTGGTGACCGCCCCGCAGGCGCAGTGGGCCTACGCGACGCTCGGCCTCGGCTCGGCGCTGGCCCTCTTCATGTACCCGCACACCGTCACCGGCGTGCTGGCCGCCAAGTCGCGCAACACCGTGCGCCGCAACATGGCGATCCTGCCCGCGTACTCGCTGATGCTCGGCCTGCTCGCGCTGCTCGGCTTCATGGCCATCGCGGCCGGCATGGGCAAGGGCGTCAAGGGCTACAACGCCCAGCTGGCGGTGCCCCAGCTGTTCGACAACCTCTTCCCGGACTGGTTCACCGGCGTGGCCTTCGCCGCGATCGGGATCGGCGCCCTGGTGCCGGCCGCGATCATGTCGATCGCCGCGGCCAACCTCTTCACCCGCAACATCTACAAGGAGTTCCTGAAGCCGGGGGCCACCCCGGAGCAGGAGACCAAGGTCGCCAAGATCGCCTCGCTGCTGGTGAAGGTCGGCGCGCTGGCCTTCGTCCTCGGCATGGACAAGCAGTTCGCCATCAACCTCCAGCTGCTGGGCGGGCTCTGGATCCTGCAGACCTTCGTTTCGATCGTCGGCGGGCTCTTCACCCGCTGGTTCCACCGCTGGGCGCTGCTGGCCGGCTGGGCGGTGGGCATGGCCTACGGCACCTGGAAGACCTACGGCATCTCCACCCCGGCCACCAAGCACTTCGGCGGCAACACCGCGCTCATCCCCGGCATCGGCGAGATCGGCTTCATCGGCCTGACCGCCTTCGTGCTCAACCTGCTCGTGGCCGTGGTGCTCACCCTGGTCCTCAAGGCCGTGAAGGCCCCCGAGGGCGCCGACGAGACCAGCAAGGCGGACTACACCGCCGACGCCGGCGACAAGGCCGTGGACGACGCCCCCGCGCCCGCCATAGCGCACTGA
- a CDS encoding histidine phosphatase family protein, translating to MAELDAQTLDSAPSRNGHRAVRRLPSVLIATRHGESTANVEFQLAAETGALTVPITSRDADIPLSPHGRGQAQRLGEWWAALPPADRPRSVWCSPYLRTADTARTALARASGLGSVPAGLPIRYDERLRDRELGILEMLTQPAIEKEHPAEAARRRKMGELYYRPPGGESFLDVALRIRSCLRDICEEEAGRPVLLVSHDCPVLMLRYVLDRLTEPELLALLPVGNCSTALWRSDGTALRPEQWNSVSHL from the coding sequence ATGGCAGAACTCGATGCACAGACCCTCGACAGCGCCCCCTCCCGCAACGGCCACCGGGCCGTCCGCCGACTGCCCTCGGTGCTGATCGCCACCCGGCACGGGGAGAGCACCGCCAACGTCGAGTTCCAGCTCGCCGCCGAGACGGGGGCGCTGACGGTGCCGATCACCTCCAGGGACGCCGACATCCCGCTCTCCCCGCACGGCCGCGGCCAGGCCCAGCGACTCGGCGAGTGGTGGGCCGCCCTGCCGCCGGCCGACCGGCCGCGCTCGGTCTGGTGCTCCCCCTACCTGCGCACCGCCGACACCGCCCGCACCGCCCTGGCCCGGGCCTCCGGCCTGGGCTCCGTCCCGGCCGGCCTGCCGATCCGCTACGACGAGCGCCTGCGCGACAGAGAGCTCGGCATCCTGGAGATGCTCACCCAGCCCGCGATCGAGAAGGAACACCCCGCCGAGGCCGCCCGCCGCCGCAAGATGGGCGAGCTCTACTACCGCCCGCCCGGCGGCGAGTCCTTCCTCGACGTGGCCCTGCGCATCCGCAGCTGCCTGCGCGACATCTGCGAGGAGGAGGCCGGCCGGCCCGTCCTGCTCGTCTCGCACGACTGCCCGGTCCTGATGCTCCGCTACGTCCTCGACCGCCTCACCGAGCCCGAACTCCTCGCCCTCCTCCCGGTCGGCAACTGCTCCACCGCCCTCTGGCGCTCCGACGGCACCGCCCTGCGCCCCGAGCAGTGGAACTCGGTGAGCCACCTCTAG
- a CDS encoding glycoside hydrolase family 3 protein: MSILIPAVADSDQLHRDALTVLQPGFVGTTPPDWVRRHLAAGLGSVALFGRNVTDQAQLAALTAQLRAENPDVLVAIDEEGGDVTRLEAGSGSSWPGNLALGAIDDPALTRDVARELGRALAECGVNYNWAPSADVNSNPRNPVIGVRSFGADPELCARHTAAWVEGLQSVGVAACAKHFPGHGDTAVDSHLGLPVVDVDVDLLRSRDLVPFKAAIAAGAKAVMTAHIMIPALDPRLPATLSPAVLSDLLRAAPADGGLGYQGLIVTDGIEMGAIADTFGMGEGTVLALAAGADAICVGGGLADEETVLHLRDAIVEAVRAGRLGEDRLAAAAERVRSLGSWARIEAQGELVEPDLAIGLQAARRALRVVRAPGRPAAPVTERPYVASFSPQANIAVGDETPWGVAGMLAARLPGTRSASFGPAAAATPADLDALTAQVLAGAEGRRLVLVVRDTHRHAWMAAALARLVAARPDALVVEMGVPQAEPVGALHIATHGAARVCGLAAVEVLTGQNVI; the protein is encoded by the coding sequence GTGAGCATCCTCATTCCGGCGGTCGCCGACAGCGACCAGCTGCACCGGGACGCGCTGACCGTCCTGCAGCCCGGCTTCGTCGGCACCACCCCGCCCGACTGGGTCCGCCGGCACCTGGCGGCCGGGCTCGGCTCGGTGGCCCTGTTCGGCCGCAACGTGACCGACCAGGCCCAGCTCGCGGCGCTCACCGCGCAGCTGCGCGCCGAGAACCCGGACGTGCTGGTCGCGATCGACGAGGAGGGCGGGGACGTCACCCGCCTGGAGGCCGGCTCCGGCTCCTCCTGGCCGGGCAACCTGGCCCTCGGTGCGATCGACGACCCGGCGCTGACCCGGGACGTGGCCCGCGAGCTCGGCCGCGCGCTGGCCGAGTGCGGCGTCAACTACAACTGGGCGCCCTCGGCCGACGTCAACTCCAACCCGCGCAACCCGGTGATCGGCGTCCGCTCCTTCGGCGCCGACCCGGAGCTCTGCGCCCGGCACACCGCCGCCTGGGTCGAGGGCCTGCAATCCGTCGGCGTGGCGGCCTGCGCCAAGCACTTCCCCGGCCACGGGGACACCGCCGTCGACTCCCACCTGGGCCTGCCCGTGGTGGACGTGGACGTGGACCTGCTCCGCTCGCGCGACCTGGTGCCGTTCAAGGCCGCGATCGCCGCCGGGGCCAAGGCCGTGATGACCGCTCACATCATGATCCCGGCCCTGGACCCGCGGCTGCCCGCCACGCTCAGCCCCGCCGTGCTGAGCGACCTGCTGCGCGCCGCGCCCGCCGACGGGGGCCTGGGCTACCAGGGCCTGATCGTCACCGACGGGATCGAGATGGGCGCCATCGCCGACACCTTCGGGATGGGCGAGGGCACCGTGCTCGCGCTGGCCGCCGGCGCCGACGCGATCTGCGTGGGCGGCGGGCTGGCCGACGAGGAGACCGTGCTGCACCTGCGGGACGCGATCGTGGAGGCCGTCCGCGCCGGGCGCCTCGGCGAGGACCGGCTGGCCGCCGCCGCCGAGCGGGTCCGCTCGCTCGGCAGCTGGGCCCGCATCGAGGCCCAGGGCGAGCTGGTCGAGCCCGACCTGGCGATCGGCCTGCAGGCCGCCCGCCGCGCCCTGCGGGTGGTCCGCGCCCCGGGCCGCCCGGCGGCCCCCGTCACCGAGCGCCCGTACGTGGCCTCGTTCTCCCCGCAGGCCAACATCGCGGTGGGCGACGAGACCCCGTGGGGCGTGGCCGGCATGCTCGCCGCCCGGCTGCCCGGCACCCGCTCGGCCAGCTTCGGCCCGGCCGCCGCGGCGACGCCGGCCGATCTGGACGCGCTGACCGCCCAGGTGCTGGCCGGGGCCGAGGGCCGCCGCCTGGTGCTGGTGGTCCGCGACACCCACCGGCACGCCTGGATGGCCGCCGCGCTGGCCCGCCTGGTGGCGGCCCGGCCGGACGCGCTGGTGGTCGAGATGGGCGTGCCGCAGGCCGAGCCGGTCGGCGCGCTGCACATCGCCACGCACGGTGCGGCGCGGGTCTGCGGGCTCGCCGCCGTCGAAGTCCTGACCGGACAGAACGTCATCTGA
- a CDS encoding GntR family transcriptional regulator encodes MTSDGGSTAQVSDAQAKSLPTQAPADQTARVPKYYGLKRHLLQLTETQPAGTPVPPERALAAQFDTSRTTVRQALQELVVEGRLERIQGKGTFVAKPKVAQALQLTSYTEDMRAQGLEPTSRLIEIGYVTADDHLAPLLDIKPGSRVLRIERLRLANGDPMAIEVAHLSAKRFPALRRNLAKHNSLYTALREVYGVTVAEAEETIETTLANPREAGLLGSDLGLPMLQLSRHSFDAEGAPVEWVRSIYRGDRYKFITRLQRPGS; translated from the coding sequence ATGACCAGCGACGGGGGCAGCACGGCCCAGGTGAGCGACGCCCAGGCGAAGAGCCTCCCGACGCAGGCCCCGGCCGACCAGACCGCCCGGGTGCCCAAGTACTACGGACTCAAGCGGCACCTGCTCCAGCTGACCGAGACCCAGCCGGCCGGCACCCCCGTACCGCCCGAGCGCGCGCTGGCCGCCCAGTTCGACACCTCCCGCACCACCGTCCGGCAGGCCCTGCAGGAGCTGGTCGTCGAGGGCAGGCTCGAGCGGATCCAGGGCAAGGGCACCTTCGTGGCCAAGCCCAAGGTGGCCCAGGCCCTCCAGCTCACCTCCTACACCGAGGACATGCGGGCCCAGGGCCTGGAGCCCACCTCCCGGCTGATCGAGATCGGCTACGTCACCGCCGACGACCACCTCGCCCCGCTGCTCGACATCAAGCCCGGCAGCCGGGTGCTGCGGATCGAGCGCCTGCGCCTGGCCAACGGCGACCCGATGGCCATCGAGGTCGCGCACCTCTCCGCCAAGCGCTTCCCGGCGCTGCGCCGCAACCTCGCCAAGCACAACTCCCTCTACACCGCGCTGCGCGAGGTCTACGGGGTCACCGTGGCCGAGGCCGAGGAGACCATCGAGACCACCCTGGCCAACCCGCGCGAGGCCGGCCTGCTCGGCTCCGACCTGGGCCTGCCGATGCTCCAGCTCTCCCGGCACTCCTTCGACGCCGAGGGGGCGCCCGTGGAGTGGGTGCGCTCCATCTACCGCGGCGACCGCTACAAGTTCATCACCCGCCTGCAGCGCCCCGGGAGCTGA
- a CDS encoding carbohydrate ABC transporter permease, producing the protein MKAPKVKQPKPKGRGVYNVIGLLVALVIGFPVYWMVNTALKPSKYAIAPSPKFLPFPLSTENFHRALQVSDFWGPVTRSLIIAGSTVAIGLVVGLLAALAISRFAFRGRKVVIVGILTVQMVPLVAMIIPVFLMLNDLKQYDKLTGIILTYLTFVLPFTIWTLRGFIVNIPKELEESAMVDGCTRTGAFVRVVFPLLAPGMVATAIYGFIQAWNEYLYALQLLSQHNTTATVWLGNFTTTRGTDYSGMMAGSTMMAVPVVIFFLLVQRRIASGLTAGAVKG; encoded by the coding sequence GTGAAGGCCCCCAAGGTGAAGCAGCCCAAGCCCAAGGGCCGCGGCGTCTACAACGTGATCGGCCTGCTGGTCGCGCTGGTCATCGGCTTCCCGGTGTACTGGATGGTCAACACCGCGCTGAAGCCGTCCAAGTACGCGATCGCGCCGAGCCCGAAGTTCCTGCCCTTCCCGCTCTCCACCGAGAACTTCCACCGCGCGCTCCAGGTCTCCGACTTCTGGGGCCCGGTCACCCGCAGCCTGATCATCGCCGGCTCCACCGTGGCGATCGGCCTGGTGGTCGGCCTGCTGGCGGCGCTGGCGATCTCCCGGTTCGCCTTCCGCGGCCGCAAGGTGGTCATCGTCGGCATCCTGACGGTGCAGATGGTGCCGCTGGTCGCGATGATCATCCCGGTCTTCCTGATGCTCAACGACCTGAAGCAGTACGACAAGCTCACCGGCATCATCCTGACCTACCTGACCTTCGTGCTCCCGTTCACCATCTGGACCCTGCGCGGGTTCATCGTGAACATCCCCAAGGAGCTGGAGGAGTCGGCGATGGTGGACGGCTGCACCCGCACCGGCGCCTTCGTCCGGGTGGTCTTCCCGCTGCTCGCCCCCGGCATGGTGGCCACCGCGATCTACGGCTTCATCCAGGCCTGGAACGAGTACCTGTACGCGCTGCAGCTGCTCTCGCAGCACAACACCACCGCCACCGTCTGGCTGGGCAACTTCACCACCACCCGGGGCACCGACTACTCCGGGATGATGGCCGGCTCGACCATGATGGCCGTCCCCGTGGTGATCTTCTTCCTGCTCGTCCAGCGTCGTATCGCCTCCGGCCTCACGGCCGGCGCGGTGAAGGGGTGA
- a CDS encoding extracellular solute-binding protein, with protein MKRQLIAAVGVAAMVVGVAACGSDAKSTGGGKDAAPTALTVWLTVDAQQNWPDLVKTADDALTAKYPGIKINHEYYGWKDKNPKLDSVLATDQVPDVVEMGNTETLPYMIKGALAPLDPAKFENSSAWLDGLKASAEYNGKTYGVPYYAGARVATWRKDIAADAGVTAAPTTYAELTAALDKIQAKQGDKFSAFYQPSRDWYAAMSYVADAGGQIAKQDGGKWKATLESPEAIKGLNAWKDSVSKYMKGDLTKDDSDRYIVYGLGTSGMIYGAGWEGGSAADPKFDKTGGKLKDNLVSFVMPGPSGKPLSTFLGGSDLVVPVKSKAQGAAAEWINAFTNSKAQEALIKAGNLPNNKTQLAPLKTDAKVGPSAQAAEISWFVPTAPGWLQVEKANILQNALQDIAQGKKTVEAAVKDVDTQIDAVINNA; from the coding sequence GTGAAGCGTCAGCTCATCGCGGCGGTCGGCGTCGCAGCAATGGTCGTCGGCGTGGCGGCTTGTGGTTCGGACGCCAAGAGCACCGGCGGCGGCAAGGACGCGGCCCCCACCGCGCTCACCGTCTGGCTGACGGTCGACGCCCAGCAGAACTGGCCCGACCTGGTCAAGACCGCGGACGACGCGCTGACCGCCAAGTACCCGGGCATCAAGATCAACCACGAGTACTACGGGTGGAAGGACAAGAACCCGAAGCTCGACTCGGTCCTCGCCACCGACCAGGTGCCGGACGTGGTCGAGATGGGCAACACCGAGACCCTGCCCTACATGATCAAGGGCGCGCTGGCCCCGCTCGACCCCGCGAAGTTCGAGAACAGCTCCGCCTGGCTGGACGGCCTCAAGGCCTCCGCCGAGTACAACGGCAAGACCTACGGCGTGCCGTACTACGCCGGTGCCCGCGTGGCCACCTGGCGCAAGGACATCGCCGCCGACGCCGGCGTGACCGCCGCGCCGACCACCTACGCCGAGCTGACCGCGGCCCTGGACAAGATCCAGGCCAAGCAGGGCGACAAGTTCTCCGCCTTCTACCAGCCCTCCCGCGACTGGTACGCCGCGATGTCCTACGTCGCGGACGCGGGCGGCCAGATCGCCAAGCAGGACGGCGGCAAGTGGAAGGCCACCCTGGAGAGCCCGGAGGCGATCAAGGGCCTGAACGCCTGGAAGGACTCCGTCTCCAAGTACATGAAGGGCGACCTGACCAAGGACGACTCCGACCGTTACATCGTCTACGGTCTGGGCACCTCGGGCATGATCTACGGCGCCGGCTGGGAGGGTGGCTCCGCCGCCGACCCGAAGTTCGACAAGACCGGTGGCAAGCTCAAGGACAACCTGGTCTCCTTCGTGATGCCCGGCCCGTCCGGCAAGCCGCTCTCCACCTTCCTCGGCGGCTCGGACCTGGTCGTCCCGGTCAAGTCGAAGGCCCAGGGCGCCGCCGCCGAGTGGATCAACGCCTTCACCAACAGCAAGGCGCAGGAGGCCCTCATCAAGGCCGGCAACCTGCCGAACAACAAGACCCAGCTGGCCCCGCTCAAGACCGACGCGAAGGTTGGCCCGTCGGCCCAGGCCGCCGAGATCAGCTGGTTCGTCCCGACCGCGCCGGGCTGGCTCCAGGTCGAGAAGGCGAACATCCTGCAGAACGCCCTCCAGGACATCGCCCAGGGCAAGAAGACCGTCGAGGCGGCCGTCAAGGACGTCGACACCCAGATCGACGCCGTCATCAACAACGCCTGA
- a CDS encoding carbohydrate ABC transporter permease, translated as MSAETSTAKVPPKRPSSAPAGEAPARAAGLPRGKRFSGMAVPWLLLAPTMLVLAVVLGYPLVRLATLSFQKFGQSQLWGFQPTEWVGFQNFTAVLGDSTFWAVVVRTILFAGGAVVFTMVLGMLIAMLLMRVSGWVKTLINIALVASWAMPIVVAVTVFKWMFDTDYGVVNWLFSQIPGVDFSRHNWFTSSTQGFTIIMALVVWGAVPFVAITLHAGLTQVPKELEEAARMDGAGAFKVFRYVTLPVLKPIIVMLATLSVIWDMGVFPQVFLMRSGHPEPEYQLLTTYSYDKAFVVNDYSMGSAIALLTVLLLLGVIAVYMRQMLKIGEVE; from the coding sequence ATGAGTGCCGAGACATCCACCGCGAAGGTGCCGCCGAAGCGGCCCTCTTCAGCCCCGGCCGGGGAGGCACCCGCCAGAGCCGCGGGCCTGCCGCGCGGCAAGCGCTTCAGCGGGATGGCCGTGCCGTGGCTGCTGCTGGCCCCGACCATGCTGGTGCTGGCCGTGGTGCTGGGCTACCCGCTGGTGCGGCTGGCCACCCTGTCCTTCCAGAAGTTCGGCCAGTCCCAGCTCTGGGGCTTCCAGCCGACCGAGTGGGTGGGCTTCCAGAACTTCACCGCGGTGCTGGGCGACAGCACCTTCTGGGCCGTCGTGGTCCGCACCATCCTCTTCGCGGGCGGCGCCGTGGTGTTCACCATGGTGCTCGGCATGCTCATCGCGATGCTGCTGATGCGGGTCTCCGGCTGGGTCAAGACGCTGATCAACATCGCCCTGGTGGCGAGCTGGGCGATGCCGATCGTGGTCGCCGTCACCGTCTTCAAGTGGATGTTCGACACCGACTACGGCGTCGTGAACTGGCTGTTCAGCCAGATCCCCGGGGTGGACTTCAGCCGGCACAACTGGTTCACCTCCTCCACCCAGGGCTTCACGATCATCATGGCGCTGGTCGTCTGGGGCGCGGTGCCGTTCGTCGCGATCACCCTGCACGCCGGCCTGACCCAGGTGCCCAAGGAGCTGGAGGAGGCCGCCCGGATGGACGGGGCCGGCGCCTTCAAGGTCTTCCGCTACGTCACCCTGCCGGTGCTGAAGCCGATCATCGTCATGCTGGCCACCCTCTCCGTCATCTGGGACATGGGCGTCTTCCCCCAGGTCTTCCTGATGCGCAGCGGCCACCCCGAGCCCGAGTACCAGCTGCTGACCACGTACTCGTACGACAAGGCCTTCGTGGTCAACGACTACTCGATGGGTTCGGCCATCGCCCTGCTGACCGTGTTGCTGCTGCTCGGCGTGATCGCCGTGTACATGCGCCAGATGCTGAAGATCGGAGAGGTCGAGTGA